TATGCAGGTGTACAAAACTCATTTTCTAAAATCCCCGCGATTCTACATAATATTCGTTTATCCGAATAATAGTATTATAACAAAAACACGCGCCGGAGCCAATGGCCCCGGTGCGGGATTAAGCCTTGGGGAGATGGGAAGGAACTGTTTCTGGGATCAAGTAGATCATTTTATGCTTTTTCTTTCATACGGCTTACCGTTATCTGTTCTGCCAAGGATGTAATCTGTAGAAGTACCATAAAAGTCGGCCAGCTTCAGCAGATGGATAACGGGAATCGTCTGAAAACCACGCTCATATCTTGAATAGACCGTTTGCGTGATATTCAGCAACTCCGCTATGTCCTTTTGTAAGAGGTCTCGGTCTTCCCGCAAATCTCTCAGCCGTTTAAAATGCATCTCTTTCAGACGCGAAAGTCATCAAACAGGTCTTCCGCGCGCACCTCCAATATCCTGCAAAGGCAGGCCAGCTCATAATCGGTGACGATGCGGGCATTGTGCTCGATCTTGCTGATCATCTGCTGATCCATGTTCGCGCCCAGCGTTTGCATGCGCGCAGCCAGCTGGGCTTGCGAAAGCCCGGCTTTGATGCGGTAGCACTTGAGCCGACCAGAAATAATATTTTTGTTTTCTCCAAAAGTAATCTTTTTCACCGTTTCACTCTAATACCACGTATTTTTCTTGACTTTATCACTAGTTTTGTCTTAAAATACGTTACATAAACGTATAAGAGCGAGGTGGACGATTTTATGGAGCTGTTATGTGATATGGTTATCCGTTTATTTGAAAACGCGCCGGGCGATCCGTCTGCGTTCGCTAAATGTCTTTCGCCTCTGCTCTCTGATAATTGCTATCAGGCTCTGGTTCAGATCAAGGCCGTCCTGGAGGACGACAGCCTGAACGACCGGGAATGTTTTATGAAGATCGAAAAAATCGTTAGCATCTATGAAGGGTTAGGCAGCGGCTGCGGCAACCGGCACGATTTCGGTTAAAATCAAAAAGCGCCCGCGCATCTTTATGCGCGGGCGCTGCTTGTTGTTCTTGCCTTACAGGGCCAATTTGTAGATCTCGTAAATATCGTCGCTATTCAGCGCGGTGAACTTGCCCTGGGTGCCATCCCCGTTGGACTTTTTGCACTTATCGGCCATCTCGCGCAGGTACTTATCGTCGATCCCCAGCTCCGGCAGGCGGATGGGCATGCCGATGCTCTGGAAGAACTTCTCCATGCGGCCGATGCCCTCCAGCGCCGTGAATTCAGGGTTCTCAAAGTCCATCGAGCAGCCCCACACGCGCACCGCAAACTGGGCAAAGCGCATCACGTCCTTCTTATACACATACTTCATCCATGCCGGGAAGATCACGGCCAGGCCAGCGCCATGGGCCACATCGTACCGGGCGGAAAGCTCGTGCTCGATCTGATGGCTGGAAAAATCGCTGACGCGCCCGCAGGAAAGCATGTCGTTATGCGCCAGAGAGCTGACCCACATGATCTCCGCGCGGGAACCGTAATCCTCCGGGTGAGCCAGGGCGATGGGCGCGTTTTTGATCAGCGTCTGCATGCCGGCTTCCAGTAGCCGATCCGTCAGGTCCACATGTTTTTCAGGCGTGAAATAACGCTCCATCATATGGGCCAGGATATCGGTGGCGCCGCAGGCCGTCTGATAGGCGGGCAGCGTATAGGTGAGCACCGGATTCATGATGGCAAAATCCGGGCGGTTGCCGTTTCCGGAAGAGCCGCGCTTGAGCATCCCGTCCTCGTTTGTGATTACGCAGGAGTTGCTCATCTCGCTGCCGGCGGCCGGGATGGTCAGCACCACGCCCAGGGGCAGGCGGTCGGTTACCGTCGGTTTATTGCCGTTTTTATCCCCGCCGTGGAAATCCCACACGTCGCCGTCATATTTTACGCCCACGGCGATCGCCTTGGACGAGTCGATCGTCGAGCCGCCGCCTACGGCCAAAACCACCTCTACGCCCTCTTTTTTGCACAGGGCGATGCCCTCGCGCACCAGCGACAAGCGGGGGTTAGGCTGTACGCCGCCCAGGGTTACCACCTCTACGCCCGCCTCCTGCAGCGAGGCGATCACTCGGTCCAGAAGGCCGCTGCGCTTGACCGAGCCGCCGCCAAAGTGTACCAGCGCTTTTTTGCCGTATTTGGCAGTCTCTTTGCCCACCAGCTTTTCCGTATCCTTGCCAAAGATCACGTGCGTAGGGGCATGGAAATCAAAATTAACCATTCTCTTTCGTTCCTCCTTGTCCTTTTGCGATGCCTGTCGTTCCCCTTATCTATAGCCGAACGGGTTTACCCGTGCGTGCCGATTCGTAGATGGCCAAAATAATGGCCAAAGGCTTGCGCCCCTCTTCGCCGGTGATGCGCGGCGGCCTGCCGCTTAGCAGCGCGTCCACCACATCCTCGATCTGGCGGCGGTGTCCCTCGCCGTAGATGGTCGCGCTCGCCGCTCCGCCGGGCTGCCCATCGTCGCCCTCTACCACATCCGGGCAGGGAGAGCCATCGGCCATACGCCAGTCGATCAGCGCGTCGTCCTGGATCACCGCGCCGCCCTGGTCGCCATAAATATCCAGCCGCGTATAAAAACCGGGGTTAGCCGTGGTATTGCCCTCGATCATCCCCAGCGCGCCGCTTTTGAACTTCACCGAGGCCACAGCCAAGTCCTCCACCTCGATGCGCACATGGCTGCGGGTGGCGCAGTAGGCATAGATCTCCTCCACATCCCCCATGATGTACTGCAGCATATCCACATAGTGCACGCTCTGGTTCATCAGCGCCCCGCCGCCATCCATCTCCCAAGTGCCCCGCCATCCGGCGCTATCATAGTATTCCTGCGAGCGGAACCACTTGGTATGGCTGCCGCCGAAGTTCAGCTGGCCAAACTTGCCCGCATCCCGCCCGGCGATCACCGCCTCGATGGCGTCGTCAAACCGGTGCTGGGAGATGCAGCTGAGCATCACCCCGGCCTCCTTGCAGGCGGCGATCAACCGGTCGGCCGCCTCCAGGGTAATATCGATGGGCTTTTCCACCAACACATTTTTCCCCGCTTTGGCCGCCATCACGCCGAAATCCGCGTGCATGCCGCTGGGTACGCACACGTGCACCAGATCGATGCGCTCATCCTTGAGCATTTGGGCATAATCCGTATAGGCCGTGGCGCCGTACGCCTTAGCCAGCGCATCCGCCTTTTGCGGGTCGATATCGCACACCGCTACCAACTGCGCCCGGTCCACCCCGGCAATGGCCCCCGCGTGCAGCGGGCCGATCACGCCGCAGCCCACGATCGCGCAGCGAATCATCTTTTCCATGTCTTTCCCTCCTTCTATTGCATCAGCCGATTGCTTAACCGGCTTTGGCTCCGATCTGATCGAGCACCTTCATCAGCGCGCCATAGGCCCGCCTGAACTGCTCTGGTCCATCCACCGCCGGGTCTGCCGACAGGTGGGGTTCCAACGTCAAAAACCCTTCGTACCCCGATTCCCAGAAGGCCCGCAGCACCTGGGCGATCTGCCCCTCCCCCTCGCCGGGGGCCCGGTGCACGTCGCCGATATTCTGGAAGCCCATATCCAGCGTACGCGCGGCATTCTCCTCATATACGGCGTCCTTCATGTGCAGATAGCGCACATACGGGCGCATCATCTCATAGGCATGGGGGTAATTGCGCACGTGGCAGTGTACAAAATTGGCCGGGTCATAGGTGGCAAACAGGTTACCGCCCTGTACAGATTTCAGGATCTCCACACAGCGCTCCGGCACATCGCCATAGATATACCGCTCGTTCTCATGCAGCAGGGTCACGCCGCTGCCCTTTGCCGCATCGGCCAAAAGCTGCATCCGGCACAGCACCTCCTCCCGGTAGGCTTGCGGTTGCTCGCCCTCCGGGATAAAAAAGCTAAATAGCCGGATATACGGCGCGTGCAGGCGCTGGGCCAGCGCCAACACGTGTTTAAATTTCTCTAAATGTTCCTCAAAGGGCTCGCGGATATCCACCTTGCCGATGGGCGAACCCACCGCCGAGGTTTGAAAGCCCCGCGCCTGCATGCGGGCAAACACGCCGTCGATCTCGTCAAGCGTATAATCGGCCACGTTCTTCCCGTCGATCCCCCGAAGCTCGATGTGGTGGATATCCAGTTCTTCCAGCACATCCATCTGGCGGTCCAGCTGTGCGCTGATCTCATCGGCAAAGGCCGAGAGTATAAAACGGCTCATCGTTTTATCCCTCCTGTTCGTCAAAAGGATACTTTACGCCGACCTGGCGGCGTACCTCGTCGCTGGCCCGGGCCATGTCCAGGCTCTGCTGCAAGGGCGAGATATCGCTCTCCAGCTGGCCGGCGCGGATGCAGTCCGCCGCGGCCATAAACTCAAACTGATAGCCCTTGCCCTCAAAGGGACAGGCCAAAAGCTGCTCTTTTCCCTGCGCATCGGTATAGCGCAGCACGCTCAAGTCGCTTTCATCCAGCTCTGCCCGGCCCTTGCTGCCTATCACCCGCAGTAGCGGCGGCAGCGCCGTGCCGATGGCCGTGGTGCCCACCGCGATGGTTCCATTATCATATTGCATCAGCATGGCCGTTTGCAGATCCACCCCGGTAGGGGCCAGCTGGGCCGTAGCCAAAATGCTTTGGGGCAGCTTGCCATCCATCATATCCCAGGTGAACGATAGGCAGTAGATGCCCATGTCCAGCATAGCGCCGCCGCCCAGCGCCGGGTTGAACAGCCGCGCCTGCTCGTGCCCCTGCCAGGGGGCGTAAAAGCCGCAGCTGCTCTCGATCAGACGAATCTCCCCCAGCGCGCCCTCGCGCACCATCTGACGCAGCCGCGTCATCGCCGGGAAAAAGCGCCGCCAGTTGGCCTCCATTAAAAAGCGCTTTTGCCTGCGCGCCTCGTCGATCATCCGCGCCACCTGGGCGGCATTGGCGCCCATGGGCTTTTCACACACCACGTGCTTGCCCGCGCGCAGCGCCCGCACCACCAGCTCCTCGTGCAGCGGATGGGGCGTGCCGATATAGACCGCGTCGATATCCGCATCGGCAAACAGCTCGTCATAAGAGCCATAAGCCTTCGGAATACCCCACTTTTGGGCAAAGGCCTGCGCGCGTTCCAGTTCCCGCGCGGCGGCCGCGTCCACCCGCACGCCGGTAGCGTATGCAAAGCAAGGGATCACGCGCCCTGCGATATCTCCGATCCCCAAAAAACCAAAGCGGATTGTTTTCATCCTGCTCCCCCCCCGTTTCTATCTGTTTATGAACGCTATTATTATACCTTTTTACAACAGAAAAGCCAATCCCCCGTCGGGGATTGCGCAAAACGAATTGCCCTGGCCCGCCATCCGTGCTATGATGCCTAGGAAGGGGATTTTTACCACACAATGTTCAAGGAGGAAAGCGCGTATGGAAGATATCAATATTTTTGTATTGGATAGCATCTATCCCGGAGTAGACTTCACCGTGCCGGAGTTTGAGCGACTGCGCAATATCGCCCCCAACCTGAAATTTCACATCGTACCCAAGACGAACCTGACAGATGAGATGGCCGCCCAGGCGGATATCTTTTACGGTTGCGTGCCGGTAGCCTTTCTGCCCCGTTGTAAAAAGCTCAAATGGCTGCACCTGGCCTCCGCCGGCGCAGCCGAGTATTGCGACCCGGCGCTTTATCAAAACCCCGATTGCCTGCTGACCAACTCCAGCGGGGTCTTTGGCATCCCCATTGCCGAGCACGTCATGGCGCTGCTGCTGGGGCTGACCCGCCGGGTGGACGAATTTGTGCGACAGGGCCAACAGCCCCTCTGGAAAAACTGCCAGCCCCTGCGGGATATTTGCGGCAGCACGGTGGGCATTCTGGGTTACGGGGATATCGGCGCACAGGTGGCGGGGCGCTTGCAGGGCTTTATGTGTAAAAAAATCGTGGGCGTGCGCCGGCATCCGGGCGCCTGCCCGCCGGAGCTGGACGCCCTATACGGTATGGATGCGCTGGACGAGGTAGTCGCCTCCAGCGATATCCTCATCATCTGCCTGCCTGGCACCAAGGATACCTATCATCTGCTGGATGCCAAGCGCCTTGGCTCCATGAAAGAAGGCAGCTTCCTCATCAATATCGGCCGGGGCTCCATTGTGGATCAGGAGGCTCTGATCGGCGCCCTGCAAAACGGCCCTCTGGCAGGCGCCGGGCTGGACGTAGTCACCCCTGAGCCTCTGCCGGCGGACAGCCCGCTTTGGAAGATGCAAAATGTGATCATCTCCTCCCACAGTTCGGGCGGTTCCCCCCACAACCCGGTGCGCTCTTTCGCCATTTTTGAGCGGAATCTCAAGCACTATCTGGCGGGCGAACCCATGGAAAACCAGGTGGATTTCAACCTCCAATATTGATCGGCAAATATCAAAAGGCTTCCTCAAACGAGGAAGCCTTTGCTTTTGCCCTATCTAGCGCCTAGCGCGCTAAAAACCTATCAAAACTATGCCGTAAGCAGCCCGCTACTCCAGCACAAAGTCATTTTCGATCAGCTTGACCATGGCGTCCATGGCCTCTTTTTCATCTTCACCCTTGACGATCAGGGTCACCGCATTGCTGCGGGCCACGCCCAGGGACAGCACGCCCATGATGGACTTGGCGTTAATCATCTGGTTGCCCTGTTTGATCAGGATCTGCGAGGAAAACTGATTGGCCGCCTGTACGAACACCGCCGCCGGACGCGAATTCAGCCCCTCTTTGTTATTGATGGTAATTTCTCTTTCCAACATTTAATAGTCCCCCTTTTCCTGCCGCAACTGCTGCGCCATCTCTTCTAAACGCCGCAAGCGGTGATTGACTGCTGATTTCCCCACCGGGGGGTCTAACATTTCTCCCAGCTCGATCAGGCTGGCCTCGGGATTATCCAACCGCACGGCCGCCATCTCTCTAAGCGGAGCCGAGAGCTTTGCCAGCTTTCCGCTGCTTTCCAGCGCCGTGATGGCCTCGATCTGCCGGGCGGCGGCAAACGCCGTTTTAGCCAGATTGGCCGTTTCACAGTTTACACTGCGGTTGACCTGGTTGCGCATCTCCTTTAGCACCCGCACGTTTTCAAGGGCCAGTACGGAGTTCATCGCGCCGATGACCACCAGCAAAGAGGAGATGCTCTCTCCTTCTTTCAAGTATACCACATAGCTGCCCTTTCTAGCTAAGTTTTTTGCCCCCAGCGAGAAAGAATTTATCAGCGCCATCAGGTCCCGGGCGAACTCTTCGGTAGAGAGCACAAATTCCAGATGATAGCCCTTTTCCGGCGTGGTCAGCGACCCCGCGCCCAAAAACGCGCCCCGGATATAGGCCCGGCGGCAGCAATCCCTGCGCACCAGTTCCCGGTCGATCCCCCGGTTAAAGACCAGCCCACCGCCCTTTTTGGAGATCAGCCCCGCATCCTCCAGCGCCTCGCGCGCGCCCTTGGTCACCGTCAGGTAATAGGCGTGGTTCTTTTTTAAGCGCCGCTTCTGGCCGCTGGCCACCTGGGGGGCGATGCCGTACACCCGCTTAAAAAGCCGGAACACCCGCCGCGCGCAGGAGGCGCTCTCGGTCGCGATGCGCAGCGCCATCTCTCCGCCGGAAAGGGTAATGGTGCCCGCCACGTGGATCAGCGCAGCCAGCTCCGCGCGCACGCAGCAGTCCTCCCCAAAGGGCAGGCGGCAAAGCTCCTCCCGCGTTTCGGATGAAAAGGACATCCCGACCCCTCCTGTTCACGCGGCCCTTTACCGCTTCATATCGTTGCCCATATCCCGGTGGGTGATGCTGACCAACGCTCCATCCTCCTTGAGCGCCGCATAGATCGCCTCTGCAATAACGACGGAGCGGTGCTGCCCGCCCGTGCAGCCGATGGCGATGACCAGCTGGTTTTTACCCTCATTGACGTAACCCGGCATGACCATGCGCAAAATCTCGATATATTTATCCAAAAAAGGCTTGGTCATGGGCAAGTCCATCACATACTCCCGCACGGCCTTTTCCCGGCCCGTATGGGCGCGCAGCGCATCGATGTAAAAAGGATTGCTTAAAAAGCGCACGTCAAAGATCAGATCCGCCTCCTGGGGCACGCCGTACTTAAACCCGAAGCTCATGACCGTTACGGCCAGCTGCCCCGCGCCCGCCTTTTGCCCAAAGATCCGCTCCAAAGAGCTGCGCAGCTCCTTTAAAGTATAATCGGAGGTGTCCACGATGCGGTTGGCGTTATCCCGCAGCGGGCTTAGCATCCTGCGCTCTTGCTCGATGGCCTGATTGACCAGCTCGCCCTGCTTTTGCAGCGGGTGGGCGCGCCGGGTCTCCTTATAGCGCTTGATCAGCACATCCTCATCCGCCTCGAAGAAAACGATCTCATAGGTACAACCGTAATCCTTGAGGGAGTAAAGTACCTCATACAGGTCTCCCATCAGGTTACCGCTGCGCACGTCCATCACCACGGCGACCCGGTCCAAGCCCGCGGCCTGGCCTACCTCCGCAAACTTAGGCAGCAGCTGGGTGGGCAGGTTATCCACGCAGAAATAATCCATGTCCTCCAGGTAGCGCAGCGCCTGCGTCTTTCCCGCGCCGGACAGCCCGGTTACTATCACCAAATGCATCTTAACACCTCCGCTTAGCGCCCGCGCCCCGAAATGGGGCCGGCGTTTTTCTTTCGCATCCTGTAATCCTTATTCTAGCCAGGCGGGCCTGTGCCCGGCAAAGCCCGCGGCATTGACGACGCGCCCCTCCGGCACGCCGGCCTGGCGGCAAAGCGCCATTGCCCGCTCAAATCCGCCTACCGCATCCGCTTCGTGCGCATCCGAGGAGAGGATGAACTGCGCCCCGGCGCTCAATGCCTCTTTAAGCTGCGCCGTTTCAGGCTTGGCATGCCGGTTATTGATCTCGATCAGCGTGCCCTTGGCCTGCGCCGCGGGGGCGATAAGCGCCATATCCACCGGGATATATTCCCCCAGGTGGCAAAGCGCGGCGATGCGGTACTGCTCCAGCGCATTCAAATACGCCTGGGTATTATCCTGCACGGTATCCTCATCCGGATGGAAGGCGTTGCGCAGCCACAGCTGGCCCGCATCCCTGACCCCGTAGGGCAGCGCCCCGCGGTGGAAGCCGCATAACACAAAATCAAAGGCCGGCAAAATACTCTCGGGCACATCCAGTTTGCCGCTGCGGGAGATCAGGTTGGCCTCGATGCCCAAAATCACCCGTATCTCCCGGTGGTACAGGCGGTTAAGCCTGTCCACCTCCCGGCGCATGGCCGGCACCTTGGGCCTGCGCACGCCGTAAGCCGGATGCCCCGGCCCATGGTCCGCAATGCCGATGACCTTCAGGCCCTTTTCCATGGCCGCGATCACATTTTGCTCGATGGTACCCTTGCCGTGGGAAAATACCGTGTGGGTATGCACATCCGCCATGATCTGCATCTTACCCATCCTCCCCCACGATGCGCACCTCGCATTGCAGGGCCACCCCGGCGTTCTCTAACACCCTGCGGCGTACCTGCTCGATCACAGAAAGCACCTGGGCCGCGCTGGCCCCGCCGTTATTGACCACAAAGCCCGCGTGCTTGGGCGAAACCTGTGCCGGGCCTACCGAAAAGCCCTTGAGCCCCGCCTGCTCGATCAGGGCGCCCGCAAAATATCCCTCCGGGCGCTTAAAGGTGCTGCCCGCGCTGCCCTTTTCCAGGGGCTGTTTTTCCCTGCGACGGGCATTTAAATCCTCCATGCGGGCCAAAATAGCCGCCTGCTGGCCCGGCGCCAGCTTAAACGCCGCCTCCAGGGCGATCTCCCCGGTCTCGCCCAAGCGACTGTGCCGGTAGCCCATTTGCATCTGCTCCGCTGCAAGCGTATAGATCTCCCCGCTTTCGGGGTTCAACACGCGCACGGAATGTAACACATCCTTAAGCTCCCCGCCGTAGGCCCCTGCGTTCATAAACACGCCGCCGCCCACGGTGCCGGGGATGCCCGCGGCAAATTCCAGCCCGGTAAGCGCCTTATCCGCCGCCGCGCGCGCCGCCTGGCTGAGCAAGGTGCCCGCGCGGGCGCGCAGGATATCGCCCTGCACCTGCGTGCCGCCAAACGCAGGGCCGATCTGCAACACCACGCCGCGCAGCCCCCCGTCCCGCACCAGGAGGTTTGAGCCGTTGCCCATTAAAAACCAGGGTGCGCCCGCCGCCTTCAGGGCGCGCAGCAGGGCCACGAGTTCTTTTTCATCCGCCACGCGCACGAAGATATCCGCCGGGCCCCCGCAGCGGAAGGTGGTCTCCCGTGCCATGGGCCAGTCGGGGTGTACCCGCTCCCCCGGCACGATATCCTCTACCAGGCGCCGCAGCGCGCCGGTTCGATCAGATTGCATTTTGCCTCCTCGTTACCGTCCTCTATCTAAGGGGCGCGGCCGCCCCCGTTGTTTACCAGTATTGCCCATATCGGGGCAAAGTAAGCCGTTCCCCCTTCTATGGGCACATCGGCTTATAGATCCTCCCTATCATACCAAACTCAATGGGGGGTTTGCAAGCCGATGAGCCCCTCGTACAATTCGCCAAACGCCACCTTATCCGCATCCTCTCCCGTCAGTGCGGTGATGCCCGCCCCGTCAAAGTCCGCCTTGCGCTGGGTGTCGTAATCGTACGCCGGCACGGTCAAAAGCTTCCCCTCCCGCACGGCCTGTTCAAAGGCGTAAAGCGGGTCCTCCTGCTCGTAAAAGCCCGCCGAGGGCGGCACCACGGCGGCAAACCCGCCCACTTTGGTGCAGATGACCTGGCTATCCCGGTTCAGAACGAATTCGACGAACCGGCCAGCCGTTTCGGTTCTCCCCTCATCCTGCCCGCCCTTCATGAGGGCCAGCAGCTGCATCTGGTCGGTAAAGATGCTGCCATCCGGCGCGCGCAGCAGCTGGCTGCTCAGGGCGATGGGGCTCTCCGCCTCCTCCGCCTTTTTGATCAGGGTCTGCATCTCCCCAAGTCCACCGGCCATCATGGCCGTCTGTCCGGAAAGCAGGCGTTCCATGGCTTTATCCTGTCCGCCCCCAAGGCCCTCCTCGTGCAGGCCCTCCGTCGGGCAGGCCACGCCCTCTCCCTCGCGCGCGGCCACCGCCAGCGCGAAATTGGCGCTGCCGCCCTTAGAGCCGGCCTCAAGCCCCCGTATGGGGATCTTATCCCGCGGCCGGTCGGGATTCGGTTTCTCACCCGAGAGCGCTATTAGCGCCTGCGCCCAACCGGCGGCATCCCAGGGCTCCAGCGTGACGCCGGCAGCAGAAAGCATATCGCTGCGGGCGATCAAGGCATAGGCACTGAACAGATAGGGGAGGCCGTATACGCTGCCCTCGTACCGGGCGGCGGTAAGCAGCGAAGGGTGCAGGTTATCCGGCAGGGGGTCTGCCGCCTCCTGCAGCCAGGCGGACGGGTCGTCAAAAAAGCCTGCGCCATAAGAGATCATATCCGGCAGATACCCCTCCCCCGCCTGGGCCTTTTGCAGCAGCGTATGCGCCTCTGTAGCCGAAAGTACCCGGATATCGATAAACACCCCGGGGTTGGCCTTTTCAAAGGCGGCGATGCGGTTGCGCAAAAACGCGGCGGAATCCCCCTTGCCGGTACGCACGCTGGGGATCTCCCACAGCCGCAGTACCCCACCCCAGCCGCTCTGGCTGTTCTGCAGGGATTCGGGCACCGGCGCCGGCTGGGCAGCCCGCCGGAACAGGCCAGGCAGCTGCAGCAGCAGCGCCGCGGTTAAAATACATACGGTAATGCTAAACCACCGCTTTTTTAGATTCGAGACCGGCTTTCTCACCCACACACCCCCGTTTACGCGCCCTTTACGGCCAGACAGCGCCTGACTTCAGGACTATTTTTATGCGTGCCCACCGGCGTTTAGCACCCGTTCTTCCGGGCCGGACGGGCAGCAAAAGGGCCGCGGCGTCATCCATTTCCGCGGCCCTTTGGGGTGAACATCATTTTTGATACAGGCTTTGTGCCTCTGGAAACCGCTTATAAAAGGCCGCATTGGCCCTTTGCAGGCGCTCCGTATAATCCCGGTACGCACAGCTGAGCACCTTTAGATTTTCCAGCAGCACCTCCCTGTATCCGCTGCGCCTTTGGAAATCCAGCAGCATTTGCTCCAGCATGCCCGCTGGCGAATTGCGGTAAGCTTCCGACCTCTTGAATTCCAGGTACTGGCGTATCTGCTCCTCCTGCGCCTCAAGGTATCGCTGGGGATCCTTCAGCACATCCTCCATTGCCGCCTGGTTACGCGCTTGCAGCGCGGCAGCGTCCTGCGCCGCCAGCGCCTGACGCAACCCCTCCTCCAGCTCTGGCGGCAGGTATAGTTCCACCTCGTCCAGGTAGCCGATCACCGCGCGGAAGGCTGCGCGCTTTTCGGGCGTATCCACCGGTTCATTTAAAAAGCGGCCAAAGTGCAGGGATAAAAACAGCCCGTAATTCCCCGGAAAGGCCAGCGCCATCCGCTCGCGCAGGGTATACTCATCCATCTCCATGCACTGCAGGCGGTCAAATATCCGTTCCACATCGTAATCCCGCGCCAAGGTAGATAGACAATCCTGCACGGTTTGCAGCCGTTCCATCTTCAGCTGCGAAAGATAGCGGTACTTTTCCAGCGCCGCCCCCTTATCCGCGCTTTTGAGGATGGAGCCGATCTGCTCCACCCCTATCCCCAGGCGCCGCAGGGTGGCGATCTCCCGCAGGTGCGCTACATCCTCCTCGGAATAATCCCGGTAGCCGTTATCCCGCACTCCGGGTGCGAGCAGCCCCCGGCTCTCGTAGTAATGCACCGCTTTTTTGGTCAGCCCGCTGCGGGCGCAAGCCTCTTTGAGCAACATCGTTCGTCCAGCCCTCCCATATGTCACCTCGTTAGCTCCATCATAAT
Above is a genomic segment from Luoshenia tenuis containing:
- a CDS encoding PHP domain-containing protein; translated protein: MQIMADVHTHTVFSHGKGTIEQNVIAAMEKGLKVIGIADHGPGHPAYGVRRPKVPAMRREVDRLNRLYHREIRVILGIEANLISRSGKLDVPESILPAFDFVLCGFHRGALPYGVRDAGQLWLRNAFHPDEDTVQDNTQAYLNALEQYRIAALCHLGEYIPVDMALIAPAAQAKGTLIEINNRHAKPETAQLKEALSAGAQFILSSDAHEADAVGGFERAMALCRQAGVPEGRVVNAAGFAGHRPAWLE
- the murB gene encoding UDP-N-acetylmuramate dehydrogenase, whose product is MQSDRTGALRRLVEDIVPGERVHPDWPMARETTFRCGGPADIFVRVADEKELVALLRALKAAGAPWFLMGNGSNLLVRDGGLRGVVLQIGPAFGGTQVQGDILRARAGTLLSQAARAAADKALTGLEFAAGIPGTVGGGVFMNAGAYGGELKDVLHSVRVLNPESGEIYTLAAEQMQMGYRHSRLGETGEIALEAAFKLAPGQQAAILARMEDLNARRREKQPLEKGSAGSTFKRPEGYFAGALIEQAGLKGFSVGPAQVSPKHAGFVVNNGGASAAQVLSVIEQVRRRVLENAGVALQCEVRIVGEDG
- a CDS encoding extracellular solute-binding protein gives rise to the protein MRKPVSNLKKRWFSITVCILTAALLLQLPGLFRRAAQPAPVPESLQNSQSGWGGVLRLWEIPSVRTGKGDSAAFLRNRIAAFEKANPGVFIDIRVLSATEAHTLLQKAQAGEGYLPDMISYGAGFFDDPSAWLQEAADPLPDNLHPSLLTAARYEGSVYGLPYLFSAYALIARSDMLSAAGVTLEPWDAAGWAQALIALSGEKPNPDRPRDKIPIRGLEAGSKGGSANFALAVAAREGEGVACPTEGLHEEGLGGGQDKAMERLLSGQTAMMAGGLGEMQTLIKKAEEAESPIALSSQLLRAPDGSIFTDQMQLLALMKGGQDEGRTETAGRFVEFVLNRDSQVICTKVGGFAAVVPPSAGFYEQEDPLYAFEQAVREGKLLTVPAYDYDTQRKADFDGAGITALTGEDADKVAFGELYEGLIGLQTPH
- a CDS encoding MerR family transcriptional regulator → MLLKEACARSGLTKKAVHYYESRGLLAPGVRDNGYRDYSEEDVAHLREIATLRRLGIGVEQIGSILKSADKGAALEKYRYLSQLKMERLQTVQDCLSTLARDYDVERIFDRLQCMEMDEYTLRERMALAFPGNYGLFLSLHFGRFLNEPVDTPEKRAAFRAVIGYLDEVELYLPPELEEGLRQALAAQDAAALQARNQAAMEDVLKDPQRYLEAQEEQIRQYLEFKRSEAYRNSPAGMLEQMLLDFQRRSGYREVLLENLKVLSCAYRDYTERLQRANAAFYKRFPEAQSLYQK